In Mycobacterium tuberculosis H37Rv, a single window of DNA contains:
- the adhD gene encoding alcohol dehydrogenase D (aldehyde reductase) produces the protein MKTTAAVLFEAGKPFELMELDLDGPGPGEVLVKYTAAGLCHSDLHLTDGDLPPRFPIVGGHEGSGVIEEVGAGVTRVKPGDHVVCSFIPNCGTCRYCCTGRQNLCDMGATILEGCMPDGSFRFHSQGTDFGAMCMLGTFAERATVSQHSVVKVDDWLPLETAVLVGCGVPSGWGTAVNAGNLRAGDTAVIYGVGGLGINAVQGATAAGCKYVVVVDPVAFKRETALKFGATHAFADAASAAAKVDELTWGQGADAALILVGTVDDEVVSAATAVIGKGGTVVITGLADPAKLTVHVSGTDLTLHEKTIKGSLFGSCNPQYDIVRLLRLYDAGQLMLDELVTTTYNLEQVNQGYQDLRDGKNIRGVIVH, from the coding sequence ATGAAAACCACCGCGGCGGTACTGTTCGAGGCGGGCAAACCGTTCGAGCTGATGGAGCTCGATCTCGACGGGCCGGGTCCGGGCGAGGTGTTGGTCAAATACACCGCCGCCGGGCTGTGCCATTCCGACCTGCACCTCACCGATGGTGATTTACCACCGCGGTTCCCGATCGTGGGCGGCCACGAAGGGTCCGGGGTCATCGAGGAGGTGGGTGCCGGCGTCACCAGGGTCAAGCCCGGAGACCACGTGGTGTGCAGCTTCATCCCGAACTGCGGGACTTGCCGCTACTGCTGCACCGGCCGGCAGAACCTGTGCGACATGGGGGCCACCATCCTGGAGGGCTGCATGCCGGACGGCAGTTTCCGATTCCATTCCCAGGGAACAGATTTCGGCGCCATGTGCATGCTGGGCACGTTCGCCGAGCGGGCCACCGTCTCGCAGCATTCGGTGGTGAAGGTGGACGACTGGCTGCCACTGGAAACCGCGGTGCTGGTGGGCTGCGGCGTGCCGTCCGGTTGGGGCACCGCGGTCAATGCCGGAAACCTGCGGGCCGGCGACACCGCCGTCATCTACGGCGTCGGCGGCCTGGGCATCAACGCGGTCCAGGGCGCGACCGCCGCCGGCTGTAAGTACGTCGTGGTGGTGGACCCGGTGGCTTTCAAGCGCGAGACCGCGCTCAAGTTCGGCGCCACCCATGCCTTCGCCGACGCCGCCAGCGCGGCGGCCAAGGTCGACGAACTCACCTGGGGGCAGGGCGCCGACGCGGCGCTGATCCTGGTGGGCACCGTCGACGACGAGGTGGTCTCGGCCGCGACCGCGGTGATCGGCAAGGGCGGCACCGTCGTCATCACCGGGCTGGCGGACCCGGCCAAACTCACCGTGCACGTCTCCGGAACCGATTTGACGCTGCACGAGAAAACGATCAAGGGCTCGCTGTTCGGTTCCTGCAATCCGCAATACGACATCGTGCGGCTGCTGCGCCTCTACGACGCCGGCCAGCTGATGCTGGACGAACTCGTGACCACCACCTACAACCTCGAACAGGTGAACCAGGGCTACCAGGATCTGCGGGACGGCAAGAACATTCGGGGCGTGATCGTGCACTGA
- the lipR gene encoding acetyl-hydrolase LipR translates to MNLRKNVIRSVLRGARPLFASRRLGIAGRRVLLATLTAGARAPKGTRFQRVSIAGVPVQRVQPPHAATSGTLIYLHGGAYALGSARGYRGLAAQLAAAAGMTALVPDYTRAPHAHYPVALEEMAAVYTRLLDDGLDPKTTVIAGDSAGGGLTLALAMALRDRGIQAPAALGLICPWADLAVDIEATRPALRDPLILPSMCTEWAPRYVGSSDPRLPGISPVYGDMSGLPPIVMQTAGDDPICVDADKIETACAASKTSIEHRRFAGMWHDFHLQVSLLPEARDAIADLGARLRGHLHQSQGQPRGVVK, encoded by the coding sequence ATGAACCTGCGCAAAAACGTCATCCGGTCCGTATTACGTGGTGCCCGGCCACTGTTCGCTTCCCGCCGGCTGGGTATTGCCGGCCGTCGAGTCCTGCTGGCGACGCTGACGGCCGGCGCGCGCGCCCCCAAGGGCACCCGCTTTCAGCGCGTCAGCATCGCCGGTGTCCCGGTCCAGCGGGTGCAACCCCCCCATGCGGCAACCAGCGGGACGCTGATCTACCTGCACGGCGGTGCCTACGCCCTGGGCAGCGCCCGGGGCTACCGCGGCCTGGCCGCCCAGCTCGCGGCGGCGGCCGGAATGACGGCGCTGGTCCCCGACTACACCCGCGCACCGCACGCCCACTATCCAGTGGCCCTCGAAGAGATGGCTGCGGTGTACACCCGCTTGCTCGACGACGGGCTCGACCCGAAAACGACCGTCATCGCCGGTGATTCGGCTGGCGGAGGGTTGACCCTGGCGCTGGCCATGGCGCTGCGCGATCGCGGCATCCAGGCCCCGGCCGCACTCGGCCTGATCTGCCCGTGGGCCGATCTCGCCGTCGACATCGAAGCGACGCGACCGGCGCTGCGCGATCCGCTCATTCTTCCGTCGATGTGCACCGAATGGGCGCCGCGCTACGTAGGGTCCTCCGATCCGCGGCTGCCCGGTATCTCCCCGGTCTACGGCGACATGAGCGGCCTGCCGCCCATCGTCATGCAGACCGCGGGCGACGATCCGATCTGCGTTGACGCGGACAAGATCGAAACCGCCTGCGCCGCTTCGAAAACAAGCATCGAGCATCGCCGGTTCGCGGGCATGTGGCACGACTTCCATCTGCAGGTCAGTCTGCTCCCCGAAGCCCGCGACGCGATCGCCGACCTCGGGGCAAGGCTGCGCGGCCACCTCCACCAATCGCAGGGACAACCACGGGGAGTAGTCAAATGA
- a CDS encoding FAD-containing monooxygenase MymA (hydroxylase), giving the protein MNQHFDVLIIGAGLSGIGTACHVTAEFPDKTIALLERRERLGGTWDLFRYPGVRSDSDMFTFGYKFRPWRDVKVLADGASIRQYIADTATEFGVDEKIHYGLKVNTAEWSSRQCRWTVAGVHEATGETRTYTCDYLISCTGYYNYDAGYLPDFPGVHRFGGRCVHPQHWPEDLDYSGKKVVVIGSGATAVTLVPAMAGSNPGSAAHVTMLQRSPSYIFSLPAVDKISEVLGRFLPDRWVYEFGRRRNIAIQRKLYQACRRWPKLMRRLLLWEVRRRLGRSVDMSNFTPNYLPWDERLCAVPNGDLFKTLASGAASVVTDQIETFTEKGILCKSGREIEADIIVTATGLNIQMLGGMRLIVDGAEYQLPEKMTYKGVLLENAPNLAWIIGYTNASWTLKSDIAGAYLCRLLRHMADNGYTVATPRDAQDCALDVGMFDQLNSGYVKRGQDIMPRQGSKHPWRVLMHYEKDAKILLEDPIDDGVLHFAAAAQDHAAA; this is encoded by the coding sequence ATGAACCAGCATTTCGACGTCCTGATCATCGGCGCCGGCCTATCCGGCATCGGGACGGCCTGTCACGTGACGGCCGAGTTCCCCGACAAGACAATCGCCCTCCTGGAACGACGGGAGCGCCTGGGCGGCACCTGGGACTTGTTCCGCTACCCGGGAGTTCGTTCGGACTCCGACATGTTCACCTTCGGCTACAAGTTCCGCCCGTGGCGCGACGTGAAGGTGCTCGCCGACGGCGCGTCGATCCGGCAGTACATCGCCGACACCGCCACGGAGTTCGGCGTCGACGAGAAGATTCACTACGGCCTGAAGGTCAACACCGCCGAGTGGTCGAGCCGGCAGTGCCGTTGGACCGTCGCGGGCGTGCACGAGGCGACCGGCGAAACCCGGACCTACACCTGCGATTACCTCATCAGCTGCACCGGCTACTACAACTACGACGCGGGTTATCTGCCGGACTTCCCCGGCGTGCACCGGTTCGGCGGCCGGTGCGTGCACCCGCAGCACTGGCCCGAAGACCTCGATTATTCCGGCAAGAAGGTCGTCGTCATCGGCAGCGGCGCAACGGCGGTCACTTTGGTTCCGGCGATGGCCGGCTCCAACCCCGGCAGTGCCGCGCACGTGACGATGCTGCAGCGATCCCCGTCGTACATCTTCTCGCTGCCGGCGGTCGACAAGATCTCCGAAGTCCTGGGCCGCTTCCTGCCGGATCGCTGGGTCTACGAGTTTGGCCGCAGGCGCAACATCGCCATCCAGCGAAAGCTCTACCAGGCCTGCCGGCGCTGGCCCAAGCTGATGCGGCGATTGCTGCTGTGGGAGGTACGACGCCGCCTCGGCCGCTCCGTGGACATGAGCAACTTCACCCCGAACTACCTGCCGTGGGACGAGCGGTTGTGCGCCGTGCCCAACGGCGATCTGTTTAAGACGCTGGCCTCGGGCGCGGCGTCGGTGGTGACCGATCAGATCGAGACCTTCACCGAGAAGGGCATCCTGTGCAAGTCCGGCCGGGAGATCGAGGCCGACATCATCGTCACCGCGACCGGTCTGAACATCCAGATGCTGGGCGGGATGCGACTCATCGTGGACGGCGCCGAATACCAGCTGCCGGAGAAGATGACCTATAAGGGTGTGCTGCTGGAAAACGCCCCCAATCTGGCCTGGATCATCGGCTACACCAACGCGTCATGGACCCTGAAGTCCGACATCGCCGGCGCCTACCTGTGCCGGCTGCTGCGGCACATGGCCGACAACGGCTACACGGTGGCAACGCCGCGCGATGCGCAGGACTGCGCGCTGGACGTTGGCATGTTCGACCAGCTGAACTCCGGCTATGTGAAGCGCGGCCAGGACATCATGCCGCGCCAGGGCTCCAAGCATCCGTGGAGGGTGCTCATGCACTACGAGAAGGACGCCAAGATCCTGCTCGAAGACCCCATCGATGACGGCGTGCTGCACTTCGCCGCAGCGGCCCAAGACCACGCGGCGGCCTGA
- a CDS encoding oxidoreductase SadH (short-chain type dehydrogenase/reductase), translated as MSSFEGKVAVITGAGSGIGRALALNLSEKRAKLALSDVDTDGLAKTVRLAQALGAQVKSDRLDVAEREAVLAHADAVVAHFGTVHQVYNNAGIAYNGNVDKSEFKDIERIIDVDFWGVVNGTKAFLPHVIASGDGHIVNISSLFGLIAVPGQSAYNAAKFAVRGFTEALRQEMLVARHPVKVTCVHPGGIKTAVARNATVADGEDQQTFAEFFDRRLALHSPEMAAKTIVNGVAKGQARVVVGLEAKAVDVLARIMGSSYQRLVAAGVAKFFPWAK; from the coding sequence ATGAGCTCATTCGAAGGCAAGGTCGCCGTCATCACCGGGGCCGGCTCGGGCATCGGCAGAGCGTTGGCACTCAACCTCTCCGAGAAGCGCGCAAAGCTTGCCCTTTCCGATGTCGACACCGACGGGCTGGCCAAAACCGTGCGCCTGGCTCAAGCGCTCGGCGCGCAGGTGAAGTCGGACCGGCTCGACGTCGCCGAACGCGAGGCGGTGCTGGCCCACGCCGACGCCGTCGTCGCACATTTCGGCACCGTGCACCAGGTCTACAACAACGCCGGCATCGCGTACAACGGCAACGTCGACAAGTCGGAGTTCAAGGACATCGAGCGCATCATCGACGTCGACTTCTGGGGCGTCGTCAACGGCACCAAAGCCTTTCTGCCGCACGTGATTGCCTCCGGCGACGGACACATCGTCAACATCTCCAGCCTGTTCGGGCTGATCGCGGTGCCCGGGCAAAGCGCCTACAACGCGGCCAAGTTCGCGGTGCGCGGCTTCACCGAGGCGCTGCGCCAGGAGATGCTGGTCGCCAGGCATCCGGTCAAGGTGACGTGCGTGCATCCCGGCGGCATCAAAACCGCCGTCGCGCGCAACGCCACCGTGGCCGACGGCGAGGACCAGCAGACGTTCGCGGAGTTCTTCGACCGCCGGCTGGCGCTGCATTCGCCGGAGATGGCCGCCAAAACCATCGTCAACGGAGTCGCCAAGGGCCAGGCCCGCGTCGTGGTCGGCCTGGAGGCCAAAGCCGTCGATGTGCTCGCGCGCATCATGGGCTCGTCGTATCAGCGGCTGGTTGCCGCCGGCGTCGCCAAGTTCTTCCCCTGGGCCAAGTAG
- a CDS encoding diacyglycerol O-acyltransferase (triacylglycerol synthase) — protein sequence MRRLNGVDALMLYLDGGSAYNHTLKISVLDPSTDPDGWSWPKARQMFEERAHLLPVFRLRYLPTPLGLHHPIWVEDPEFDLDAHVRRVVCPAPGGMAEFCALVEQIYAHPLDRDRPLWQTWVVEGLDGGRVALVTLLHHAYSDGVGVLDMLAAFYNDTPDEAPVVAPPWEPPPLPSTRQRLGWALRDLPSRLGKIAPTVRAVRDRVRIEREFAKDGDRRVPPTFDRSAPPGPFQRGLSRSRRFSCESFPLAEVREVSKTLGVTINDVFLACVAGAVRRYLERCGSPPTDAMVATMPLAVTPAAERAHPGNYSSVDYVWLRADIADPLERLHATHLAAEATKQHFAQTKDADVGAVVELLPERLISGLARANARTKGRFDTFKNVVVSNVPGPREPRYLGRWRVDQWFSTGQISHGATLNMTVWSYCDQFNLCVMADAVAVRNTWELLGGFRASHEELLAAARAQATPKEMAT from the coding sequence ATGCGCAGGCTCAACGGCGTTGACGCGCTGATGCTGTATCTCGACGGCGGCAGCGCCTACAACCACACCCTCAAGATCAGCGTGCTCGACCCGTCGACCGACCCGGACGGCTGGTCGTGGCCGAAGGCGCGGCAGATGTTCGAGGAGCGCGCCCACCTGCTTCCGGTCTTCCGGCTGCGGTACCTGCCCACACCGCTGGGCCTGCATCACCCGATCTGGGTCGAGGATCCCGAATTCGACCTCGACGCGCACGTGCGCCGGGTCGTCTGTCCCGCCCCGGGCGGGATGGCGGAATTCTGCGCGCTCGTCGAGCAGATCTACGCCCACCCGCTGGATCGCGACCGCCCGCTGTGGCAGACCTGGGTGGTCGAGGGCCTCGACGGCGGCCGCGTCGCCCTGGTCACGCTGCTGCACCACGCCTACTCCGACGGCGTCGGCGTGCTGGACATGCTCGCCGCGTTCTACAACGACACGCCTGACGAGGCCCCCGTGGTTGCGCCCCCGTGGGAGCCGCCGCCGCTGCCGTCCACCCGGCAACGCCTCGGTTGGGCCCTGCGGGACCTGCCCTCCAGGCTCGGCAAGATCGCGCCGACCGTGCGGGCCGTTCGTGATCGGGTGCGCATCGAACGGGAGTTCGCCAAAGACGGCGACCGGCGCGTCCCGCCCACGTTCGACCGCTCCGCACCGCCGGGCCCGTTTCAGCGCGGGCTGTCGCGCAGCCGGCGGTTCTCCTGCGAATCGTTCCCGCTCGCCGAGGTTCGCGAGGTGAGCAAGACGCTGGGCGTCACCATCAACGACGTCTTTTTGGCGTGTGTGGCCGGTGCCGTTCGTCGCTATCTGGAGCGTTGCGGCTCCCCTCCCACCGACGCGATGGTGGCCACGATGCCGCTCGCGGTCACCCCGGCGGCCGAGCGCGCCCACCCCGGCAACTACTCGTCGGTCGACTACGTCTGGCTACGCGCCGACATCGCCGACCCGCTCGAGCGGCTACACGCGACCCACCTCGCCGCCGAGGCCACCAAGCAGCACTTCGCCCAGACCAAGGACGCCGACGTCGGCGCGGTGGTCGAGCTGCTGCCGGAACGCCTCATCTCGGGCCTGGCGCGTGCCAACGCGCGCACCAAGGGCCGCTTCGACACCTTCAAGAACGTGGTCGTGTCCAACGTGCCGGGGCCGCGTGAGCCGCGGTATCTCGGCCGCTGGCGCGTCGACCAGTGGTTTTCCACCGGGCAGATCTCCCACGGCGCCACGCTCAACATGACCGTCTGGAGCTATTGCGACCAGTTCAACCTGTGCGTAATGGCCGACGCAGTCGCGGTTCGGAACACCTGGGAATTGCTCGGCGGCTTCCGCGCCTCGCACGAGGAGCTGCTCGCGGCGGCCCGTGCCCAAGCCACGCCCAAGGAGATGGCCACATGA
- the pknK gene encoding serine/threonine-protein kinase PknK (protein kinase K (STPK K)): MTDVDPHATRRDLVPNIPAELLEAGFDNVEEIGRGGFGVVYRCVQPSLDRAVAVKVLSTDLDRDNLERFLREQRAMGRLSGHPHIVTVLQVGVLAGGRPFIVMPYHAKNSLETLIRRHGPLDWRETLSIGVKLAGALEAAHRVGTLHRDVKPGNILLTDYGEPQLTDFGIARIAGGFETATGVIAGSPAFTAPEVLEGASPTPASDVYSLGATLFCALTGHAAYERRSGERVIAQFLRITSQPIPDLRKQGLPADVAAAIERAMARHPADRPATAADVGEELRDVQRRNGVSVDEMPLPVELGVERRRSPEAHAAHRHTGGGTPTVPTPPTPATKYRPSVPTGSLVTRSRLTDILRAGGRRRLILIHAPSGFGKSTLAAQWREELSRDGAAVAWLTIDNDDNNEVWFLSHLLESIRRVRPTLAESLGHVLEEHGDDAGRYVLTSLIDEIHENDDRIAVVIDDWHRVSDSRTQAALGFLLDNGCHHLQLIVTSWSRAGLPVGRLRIGDELAEIDSAALRFDTDEAAALLNDAGGLRLPRADVQALTTSTDGWAAALRLAALSLRGGGDATQLLRGLSGASDVIHEFLSENVLDTLEPELREFLLVASVTERTCGGLASALAGITNGRAMLEEAEHRGLFLQRTEDDPNWFRFHQMFADFLHRRLERGGSHRVAELHRRASAWFAENGYLHEAVDHALAAGDPARAVDLVEQDETNLPEQSKMTTLLAIVQKLPTSMVVSRARLQLAIAWANILLQRPAPATGALNRFETALGRAELPEATQADLRAEADVLRAVAEVFADRVERVDDLLAEAMSRPDTLPPRVPGTAGNTAALAAICRFEFAEVYPLLDWAAPYQEMMGPFGTVYAQCLRGMAARNRLDIVAALQNFRTAFEVGTAVGAHSHAARLAGSLLAELLYETGDLAGAGRLMDESYLLGSEGGAVDYLAARYVIGARVKAAQGDHEGAADRLSTGGDTAVQLGLPRLAARINNERIRLGIALPAAVAADLLAPRTIPRDNGIATMTAELDEDSAVRLLSAGDSADRDQACQRAGALAAAIDGTRRPLAALQAQILHIETLAATGRESDARNELAPVATKCAELGLSRLLVDAGLA; the protein is encoded by the coding sequence ATGACCGACGTTGATCCGCACGCGACGCGGCGGGACCTGGTCCCGAATATTCCCGCGGAACTGCTTGAGGCTGGATTCGACAATGTCGAGGAGATCGGGCGCGGCGGATTCGGCGTCGTCTACCGCTGCGTCCAGCCCTCGCTGGACCGCGCCGTCGCCGTCAAGGTATTGAGCACCGACCTGGATCGGGACAATCTCGAGCGCTTCCTGCGCGAGCAGCGGGCCATGGGCCGCCTTTCCGGGCACCCGCACATCGTGACCGTCTTGCAGGTGGGCGTGTTGGCGGGTGGGCGGCCCTTCATCGTGATGCCCTACCACGCCAAGAATTCGTTGGAGACGCTGATTCGCCGGCACGGGCCGCTGGACTGGCGCGAGACGCTGTCGATCGGCGTCAAGCTCGCGGGAGCGCTGGAAGCCGCGCATCGCGTCGGCACCCTGCACCGTGACGTGAAGCCGGGGAATATCCTGCTGACCGACTACGGGGAACCGCAGCTGACCGATTTCGGAATCGCCAGAATCGCCGGGGGTTTCGAGACGGCGACCGGGGTGATTGCCGGTTCCCCGGCTTTCACCGCGCCGGAAGTTCTCGAAGGAGCATCGCCGACGCCCGCCTCTGACGTGTACTCCCTGGGCGCGACGTTGTTCTGTGCGCTGACCGGCCATGCCGCCTACGAGCGCCGCAGCGGTGAGCGGGTGATCGCCCAGTTCCTGCGGATCACCTCGCAGCCGATCCCCGACCTGCGGAAGCAGGGACTGCCCGCGGACGTGGCCGCCGCCATCGAACGGGCGATGGCCCGCCATCCGGCGGATCGTCCCGCGACCGCGGCAGACGTTGGCGAGGAGCTTCGCGACGTTCAGCGCCGCAACGGCGTCAGCGTCGACGAGATGCCCCTCCCCGTCGAGCTGGGCGTGGAACGCCGACGCTCGCCCGAGGCGCACGCGGCGCATCGGCATACCGGCGGCGGCACCCCGACGGTCCCGACGCCTCCGACACCCGCGACCAAGTACCGGCCGTCGGTGCCCACCGGCTCGCTGGTCACCCGCAGCCGGCTCACCGACATCCTGCGCGCCGGCGGACGGCGCCGGCTGATCCTCATCCACGCGCCCTCGGGATTCGGCAAAAGCACCCTGGCGGCGCAATGGCGGGAAGAGCTCTCGCGCGACGGCGCCGCGGTCGCCTGGCTGACAATCGACAACGACGACAACAACGAGGTGTGGTTCTTGTCGCACCTGCTCGAGTCGATCCGGCGGGTCCGGCCCACGCTGGCCGAGTCGTTGGGGCACGTGCTCGAAGAGCATGGGGATGACGCCGGCCGCTACGTGTTGACTTCGCTGATCGACGAAATCCACGAAAACGACGACCGGATCGCGGTGGTGATCGACGACTGGCATCGGGTGTCCGACAGCCGCACCCAAGCTGCCCTGGGTTTCCTGCTGGACAACGGATGTCACCACCTGCAGCTCATCGTGACCAGCTGGTCTCGCGCCGGTTTGCCGGTGGGCAGGTTGCGGATCGGCGACGAACTAGCCGAGATCGATTCGGCTGCTTTGCGCTTCGATACCGACGAGGCCGCCGCGCTGCTGAACGATGCTGGTGGTCTGCGATTGCCGCGCGCAGACGTGCAGGCGCTGACTACCTCTACCGACGGGTGGGCCGCGGCGCTGCGGCTGGCCGCGCTGTCGCTGCGCGGCGGGGGCGACGCGACCCAACTCCTGCGCGGACTTTCCGGCGCCAGTGACGTGATCCACGAATTCCTGAGCGAAAACGTGCTGGACACCCTGGAACCCGAACTGCGCGAATTCCTACTGGTGGCATCGGTCACCGAACGCACGTGCGGCGGGCTGGCCTCGGCGCTGGCCGGGATCACCAATGGGCGGGCGATGCTGGAAGAGGCCGAGCACCGCGGCTTGTTCCTGCAACGGACCGAAGACGACCCGAATTGGTTTCGCTTCCACCAAATGTTCGCCGACTTTCTCCACCGTCGCCTCGAACGTGGCGGGTCGCACCGGGTGGCGGAACTGCACCGCAGGGCATCGGCCTGGTTCGCCGAGAACGGCTACCTGCACGAAGCCGTCGACCATGCACTGGCCGCGGGCGATCCCGCGCGCGCCGTCGATCTTGTCGAGCAGGATGAAACGAACCTGCCGGAGCAGTCAAAGATGACCACACTTCTGGCAATCGTGCAGAAACTGCCGACGTCGATGGTGGTTTCACGGGCCCGGCTCCAACTCGCCATCGCGTGGGCGAACATTCTGCTGCAACGGCCGGCGCCGGCCACCGGTGCCCTGAATCGTTTCGAAACGGCCCTTGGCCGGGCCGAGCTTCCCGAGGCGACGCAGGCGGATCTGCGGGCCGAGGCAGACGTGTTGCGGGCGGTCGCCGAGGTGTTCGCAGACCGGGTCGAGCGCGTGGATGACCTTCTCGCCGAGGCAATGTCGAGACCGGACACCCTGCCCCCGCGAGTCCCCGGGACCGCCGGCAACACCGCGGCGTTGGCCGCGATCTGCCGCTTCGAGTTCGCCGAGGTATATCCACTGCTGGACTGGGCCGCGCCCTACCAGGAAATGATGGGACCGTTCGGCACCGTTTATGCGCAGTGCTTGCGCGGCATGGCGGCCAGGAATCGGCTCGACATTGTCGCTGCGCTACAGAACTTCCGAACGGCGTTCGAGGTCGGCACGGCAGTGGGGGCCCACTCGCACGCGGCGCGGCTTGCGGGTTCGCTGCTCGCCGAATTGCTCTACGAGACCGGCGATCTGGCCGGGGCTGGTCGTCTCATGGACGAGAGCTATCTGCTGGGTTCCGAGGGGGGTGCAGTGGACTACCTGGCCGCCAGGTACGTGATCGGCGCGCGGGTCAAGGCGGCCCAGGGGGATCATGAGGGTGCGGCTGATCGCCTGTCCACCGGAGGCGATACTGCCGTCCAGCTGGGGCTGCCGCGCCTGGCTGCCCGAATCAACAACGAGCGGATCCGGCTGGGCATCGCGCTACCTGCGGCGGTGGCCGCCGATTTGCTGGCACCCCGCACCATCCCCCGCGACAATGGAATCGCCACCATGACAGCCGAACTCGACGAGGACTCCGCGGTGCGCCTGTTGTCCGCCGGCGACTCCGCCGATCGTGACCAAGCCTGCCAACGGGCCGGTGCTCTCGCCGCCGCCATCGACGGTACGCGCAGACCGCTGGCGGCGCTGCAGGCGCAAATACTTCATATCGAAACGCTTGCCGCCACCGGACGGGAATCCGATGCGCGAAACGAACTGGCGCCGGTAGCCACGAAGTGCGCCGAACTCGGGCTGTCACGTCTGCTGGTCGATGCGGGACTGGCCTAA
- the virS gene encoding HTH-type transcriptional regulator VirS (virulence-regulating): MELGSLIRATNLWGYTDLMRELGADPLPFLRRFDIPPGIEHQEDAFMSLAGFVRMLEASAAELDCPDFGLRLARWQGLGILGPVAVIARNAATLFGGLEAIGRYLYVHSPALTLTVSSTTARSNVRFGYEVTEPGIPYPLQGYELSMANAARMIRLLGGPQARARVFSFRHAQLGTDAAYREALGCTVRFGRTWCGFEVDHRLAGRPIDHADPETKRIATKYLESQYLPSDATLSERVVGLARRLLPTGQCSAEAIADQLDMHPRTLQRRLAAEGLRCHDLIERERRAQAARYLAQPGLYLSQIAVLLGYSEQSALNRSCRRWFGMTPRQYRAYGGVSGR, encoded by the coding sequence ATGGAGCTGGGCAGCCTCATCCGCGCCACCAACCTGTGGGGGTACACCGACCTGATGCGCGAGCTCGGCGCGGACCCGCTGCCGTTTCTGCGGCGCTTCGACATCCCGCCGGGCATCGAACACCAAGAGGACGCGTTCATGTCGCTGGCCGGGTTCGTGCGCATGCTGGAGGCCAGCGCCGCCGAGCTCGATTGCCCGGACTTCGGACTACGCCTTGCACGCTGGCAGGGCCTGGGCATTCTCGGCCCGGTAGCGGTGATCGCGCGCAACGCTGCCACCTTGTTCGGCGGGCTGGAGGCGATCGGTCGCTACCTCTACGTCCATTCGCCCGCCCTGACGCTGACGGTTTCATCAACTACCGCACGGTCCAACGTCCGGTTCGGCTATGAGGTGACCGAACCGGGGATTCCCTATCCGCTGCAGGGATACGAGCTGAGCATGGCCAACGCCGCCCGGATGATCCGCCTGCTGGGCGGACCGCAGGCGCGGGCGCGCGTTTTCTCGTTCCGACATGCGCAACTGGGCACCGACGCCGCCTACCGCGAAGCGTTGGGTTGTACCGTTCGGTTCGGCCGGACATGGTGCGGGTTCGAGGTGGACCACCGGCTCGCCGGTAGGCCCATCGACCATGCGGATCCGGAAACCAAGCGCATCGCCACGAAATATTTGGAATCCCAATACCTTCCGAGCGATGCCACGCTCTCCGAGCGGGTCGTCGGGTTGGCCCGCCGCCTGCTGCCGACCGGCCAATGCAGCGCCGAGGCCATCGCCGACCAACTCGACATGCACCCACGAACGCTGCAGCGGCGCTTGGCTGCCGAGGGCCTCCGGTGCCATGACCTCATCGAGCGCGAACGCCGTGCGCAAGCGGCAAGGTACCTCGCCCAACCGGGGTTGTATCTGAGCCAAATCGCGGTGCTGCTCGGCTATTCCGAGCAGAGCGCGCTCAACCGGTCGTGCCGGCGCTGGTTTGGGATGACACCCCGGCAGTATCGAGCCTATGGTGGGGTCAGCGGTCGGTGA